In one Niveibacterium umoris genomic region, the following are encoded:
- a CDS encoding EamA family transporter yields MTQFTPLLFVLLWSSGFIGAKLGLPNAEPLTFLLLRYVVVIVLMSGLALAAHARWPSDGRQIMHIAISGTLLHALYLGGVFTAIHRGLPAGITALIVGIQPLLTALGAGALLGERVVTRQWIGLLLGFAGVAMVVAHKTGAVPSTEVVSMLAPALVALLGITLGTLYQKRFCPRFDLRAGSVVQFAASALLTLPVACATETMHIDWTPHFVFALGWLVLVLSIGAISLLNLLIRRGSAVNVARLFYLTPPTTALLAWAVFGETLTGLALPGMLAAVTGVWLARPR; encoded by the coding sequence GTGACCCAGTTCACACCGCTGCTTTTCGTGCTGCTGTGGAGCAGCGGCTTCATCGGCGCAAAGCTGGGCCTGCCGAACGCGGAGCCCCTCACCTTCCTGCTCCTGCGCTATGTCGTGGTGATCGTCCTGATGAGCGGCCTGGCGCTGGCGGCCCACGCACGCTGGCCGAGCGATGGCCGGCAGATCATGCACATCGCCATCAGCGGCACCTTGCTCCACGCGCTCTATCTTGGTGGCGTGTTCACCGCCATCCACCGCGGTCTCCCGGCCGGCATTACCGCGCTGATCGTCGGCATCCAGCCCCTGCTGACGGCGCTCGGCGCCGGCGCCTTGCTGGGTGAGCGCGTTGTCACGCGCCAGTGGATCGGGCTGCTGCTGGGCTTTGCGGGCGTCGCCATGGTGGTCGCACACAAAACCGGCGCCGTACCGAGCACCGAGGTCGTGAGCATGCTCGCTCCGGCGCTCGTCGCGCTGCTGGGGATCACGCTTGGCACGCTCTACCAGAAGCGATTCTGTCCACGCTTTGACCTGCGTGCCGGGTCGGTCGTGCAGTTCGCAGCCAGCGCGCTGCTGACGCTGCCCGTCGCCTGCGCCACCGAGACCATGCATATCGACTGGACGCCGCATTTCGTGTTTGCGCTTGGCTGGCTGGTGCTGGTGCTCTCGATCGGCGCGATCAGCCTGCTCAATCTGCTGATCCGCCGGGGCAGTGCCGTCAATGTCGCGCGCCTGTTCTACCTCACGCCACCGACCACCGCGTTGCTCGCCTGGGCGGTTTTCGGTGAAACCCTCACCGGCCTGGCCTTGCCGGGTATGCTCGCGGCCGTTACCGGTGTGTGGCTCGCACGCCCACGCTGA
- a CDS encoding YebC/PmpR family DNA-binding transcriptional regulator, producing MAGHSKWANIQHRKGRQDAKRGKVFTKLIKEITVAAKMGGGDMTANPRLRLAVDKAKAESMPKDNIENAIKRGTGQLEGVTYEECRYEGYGIGGAAVMVDCLTDNKVRTVADVRHAFSKYGGNMGTDGCVAFQFKHCGTLLFAPGTSEDALMDAALEAGAEDVVTNDDGSIEVVTGPWEFSAVKEALEAAGFKPEFGEVTMKALNETVLAGDEGERMQKLLDALDSLDDVQEVYTSAAIDE from the coding sequence ATGGCGGGTCATTCGAAATGGGCCAACATCCAGCACCGCAAGGGTCGTCAGGACGCCAAGCGGGGCAAGGTGTTCACCAAACTCATCAAGGAAATCACCGTCGCGGCCAAGATGGGCGGCGGCGACATGACGGCCAACCCGCGCTTGCGGCTGGCGGTCGACAAGGCCAAAGCCGAGTCGATGCCCAAGGACAACATCGAGAACGCGATCAAGCGCGGCACCGGCCAGCTTGAAGGCGTGACCTACGAGGAATGCCGCTACGAGGGCTACGGCATCGGCGGTGCGGCGGTGATGGTCGATTGCCTCACCGACAACAAGGTTCGCACCGTGGCGGACGTGCGCCATGCCTTCTCGAAGTACGGCGGCAACATGGGCACCGACGGCTGCGTGGCGTTCCAGTTCAAGCACTGCGGCACCCTGCTGTTCGCGCCGGGCACCAGCGAAGACGCGTTGATGGATGCCGCGCTTGAAGCCGGCGCCGAAGACGTCGTCACGAATGATGATGGCTCGATTGAAGTGGTCACCGGCCCGTGGGAATTCTCCGCGGTGAAGGAAGCCCTCGAAGCCGCCGGTTTCAAGCCGGAATTCGGCGAAGTGACGATGAAGGCGCTCAACGAAACCGTGCTCGCCGGCGACGAAGGCGAGCGCATGCAGAAGCTGCTCGACGCCCTCGATTCGCTGGACGACGTGCAGGAGGTCTACACCTCCGCCGCAATCGACGAGTAA
- a CDS encoding helicase HerA-like domain-containing protein, with amino-acid sequence MTEPLVIARVDQQDIALLPQLANRHGLITGATGTGKTVTLQKMAESLSHIGVPVFMADVKGDLSGLGAAGSETAKLKARAEQLGVDLPAFEACPTVFWDVFGAAGHPVRATISDMGPLLLARLLNLNDTQAGVLQLVFKIADDNGLLLLDLKDLRAMVQHVGDNAKQFTTEYGNVSAASIGAIQRGLLAIEQEGADKFFGEPMLDIADLMQTDQKGHGVINILAADKLYGSPRLYSTFLLWMLAELFEHLPEVGDLDKPKLVFFFDEAHLLFNEAPPALLEKIEQVVRLIRSKGVGVYFVTQNPLDIPDTVLGQLGNRVQHALRAFTPRDQKAVQTAAQTLRANPKFDAATAITELGVGEALVSFLDDKGRPAMVERAFITPPGTRIGPLTADERAAVIKDSVLYGHYEEVLDRESAYERLRGAATAKDAGVAAGSAPAASGSGAAIPQGAPSGGILGGALGDILFGTTGPRGAKHDGLVQTAAKSIARTVGSEVGREIIRGVLGSILGGGSKRRR; translated from the coding sequence ATGACCGAACCTCTCGTCATCGCCCGCGTCGACCAGCAGGACATCGCACTGCTCCCGCAGCTCGCCAACCGCCACGGCCTGATCACCGGCGCGACGGGCACCGGCAAGACCGTCACCCTCCAGAAAATGGCGGAGTCGCTGTCGCATATCGGGGTGCCGGTATTCATGGCCGACGTGAAGGGCGATCTTTCCGGTCTTGGGGCTGCCGGCAGCGAAACGGCAAAGCTCAAGGCGCGGGCGGAGCAGCTCGGTGTCGATCTGCCGGCCTTCGAAGCGTGCCCCACGGTGTTCTGGGATGTGTTCGGCGCAGCGGGGCACCCGGTGCGCGCAACGATTTCGGACATGGGGCCCTTGCTGCTTGCGCGCCTGCTCAACCTGAACGACACGCAGGCCGGCGTGCTGCAACTGGTCTTCAAGATCGCTGACGACAACGGCCTGCTGCTGCTGGACCTGAAAGACCTGCGCGCCATGGTTCAGCATGTTGGCGACAACGCCAAACAGTTCACTACCGAGTACGGCAATGTCTCGGCTGCGTCGATCGGGGCGATCCAGCGCGGGCTGCTGGCGATCGAGCAGGAGGGCGCGGACAAGTTCTTCGGCGAGCCGATGCTCGACATCGCCGACCTGATGCAGACCGATCAAAAGGGGCATGGTGTCATCAACATCCTCGCCGCCGACAAGCTTTATGGCTCGCCGCGGCTGTATTCCACTTTCCTGCTGTGGATGCTGGCCGAGCTGTTCGAGCATCTGCCCGAAGTTGGCGACCTCGACAAACCGAAGCTGGTGTTCTTCTTCGACGAAGCGCATCTGTTGTTCAACGAGGCGCCACCTGCGCTGCTGGAGAAGATCGAACAGGTCGTTCGCCTGATCCGTTCCAAGGGCGTCGGCGTGTACTTCGTGACGCAGAACCCGCTCGATATTCCGGACACCGTCCTTGGCCAGCTTGGCAACCGGGTCCAGCACGCGCTGCGCGCCTTTACGCCGCGCGACCAGAAGGCGGTGCAGACGGCCGCGCAAACCCTGCGCGCCAATCCCAAATTCGATGCGGCGACGGCAATCACCGAACTGGGGGTGGGGGAAGCGCTGGTGTCCTTCCTCGACGACAAGGGGCGACCGGCGATGGTCGAGCGCGCCTTCATCACCCCGCCCGGCACCCGCATCGGGCCGCTGACCGCGGACGAGCGTGCGGCAGTGATCAAGGATTCTGTGCTCTACGGCCACTACGAAGAAGTGCTCGATCGCGAGTCCGCTTACGAGCGACTGCGGGGCGCCGCGACGGCGAAGGATGCCGGCGTAGCGGCCGGGTCGGCGCCGGCTGCCTCCGGATCGGGCGCGGCGATTCCGCAGGGCGCGCCGTCCGGCGGCATCCTCGGTGGCGCGTTGGGCGACATCCTGTTCGGCACGACCGGCCCGCGCGGGGCCAAGCACGACGGCCTCGTCCAGACTGCCGCCAAGAGCATCGCGCGCACAGTGGGCAGCGAAGTCGGGCGCGAGATCATTCGTGGCGTGCTCGGATCGATTCTCGGCGGTGGCAGCAAGCGCCGTCGTTGA
- a CDS encoding sensor histidine kinase has product MDSGSLSPARLAGIIAVTDPAVLCLEDTGDCRASPGLMHALGHPREWRVFDAARLSDLVHSDDVFDLHTALGAARAVSDHPPRLTLRLNHRNGDWRRFEARMHAADDMVIVALEDLTTLRQVEAALLDSQMRLHGLYDAAPVAIIQWTREGRIAELNRAAELMLAASRGDLARLKLVPTLIHAEAHARFAEAITQALSENRTTQLTCRTLRADGQELICDWYSMPVRTPKGGLSGVMSVVIDATDRIRSVESLRAAQSLSEQMSQAKTVLMAMLSHELRTPLNAILGLSELLIEVPLDEDTRREHLGDIAAGGRRLLAITNAILAYTEADSAPRDAAIEHFCAADALELLLETFAVNARRKGLDLDVRLEGCGAVEVCADRRSIERILAAVLDNAIKFTEHGRIEFSARIVGDAAGQLTLICEVSDTGCGIPQAFLVRDLFVPFRQAESVKVRAHEGVGLGLALAKKLADRLGAELAVSSTEGEGTRVSLVCPVQKPAPA; this is encoded by the coding sequence ATGGATAGCGGATCGCTGTCGCCTGCCCGGTTGGCGGGGATCATTGCTGTGACCGATCCAGCGGTGCTTTGTCTGGAAGACACCGGGGACTGCCGCGCATCGCCCGGCCTGATGCACGCGCTTGGCCATCCCCGAGAGTGGCGGGTCTTTGATGCCGCCCGCCTGTCGGATCTTGTTCATTCCGATGACGTGTTCGATCTGCACACGGCGCTGGGCGCTGCGCGTGCGGTCTCCGATCACCCGCCAAGGCTGACGCTGAGGCTCAATCATCGAAACGGCGACTGGCGTCGCTTCGAAGCGCGCATGCATGCTGCGGACGACATGGTGATCGTCGCGCTGGAGGACCTGACGACCTTGCGTCAGGTGGAAGCCGCCCTGCTCGACAGTCAGATGCGCTTGCACGGGCTCTACGATGCGGCGCCGGTCGCGATCATCCAGTGGACCCGCGAAGGGCGCATCGCAGAACTCAACCGCGCGGCCGAACTCATGCTGGCCGCGTCGCGTGGCGATCTGGCACGGCTCAAGCTGGTGCCGACGCTGATCCACGCCGAAGCCCATGCACGCTTTGCCGAGGCGATTACACAGGCGCTCAGTGAAAATCGGACGACGCAATTGACCTGCCGCACGCTCCGAGCCGACGGCCAGGAATTGATTTGCGACTGGTACTCCATGCCGGTACGCACGCCCAAGGGGGGCTTGAGTGGGGTGATGTCGGTGGTGATCGACGCGACCGACCGTATCCGTTCGGTGGAATCGCTTCGTGCTGCGCAATCATTGTCCGAGCAGATGAGCCAGGCCAAAACGGTCCTGATGGCCATGCTGAGCCACGAGTTGCGCACGCCGCTCAACGCAATCCTCGGTTTGTCCGAGTTGCTCATCGAGGTGCCGCTCGATGAGGACACGCGCCGCGAACATCTGGGGGATATTGCGGCGGGCGGGCGGCGCCTGCTGGCCATTACCAACGCGATCCTTGCCTATACCGAGGCTGACAGCGCGCCGCGCGATGCGGCGATCGAACACTTCTGCGCGGCCGATGCACTCGAACTCTTATTGGAGACGTTCGCCGTGAATGCCCGTCGAAAGGGCCTTGATCTGGACGTCCGCCTTGAGGGGTGCGGCGCAGTCGAGGTGTGCGCGGATCGACGAAGCATTGAACGGATTCTCGCTGCGGTACTCGACAATGCGATCAAATTCACCGAGCACGGTCGGATCGAATTCAGTGCGCGCATCGTTGGCGATGCCGCAGGCCAATTGACGTTGATCTGCGAAGTGAGTGATACCGGCTGCGGAATCCCGCAAGCTTTCCTCGTACGCGACCTCTTCGTCCCCTTTCGCCAGGCGGAGAGTGTCAAGGTGCGCGCACACGAAGGCGTGGGCCTGGGGCTGGCGCTCGCGAAGAAGCTGGCGGACCGCCTGGGTGCTGAACTCGCGGTATCCAGCACCGAGGGTGAGGGAACGCGGGTCAGTCTGGTGTGCCCGGTCCAGAAGCCGGCGCCAGCCTGA
- the queC gene encoding 7-cyano-7-deazaguanine synthase QueC, with translation MSERRAVVLLSGGLDSATCLAIARSEGFTPYALSVSYGQRHAAELDAATRVAQALGAREHRTAVVDLGQFGGSALTDAAIAVPTGGIEPGIPVTYVPARNTVMLSLALGWAEVLGARDIYVGVNAVDYSGYPDCRPAFIAAFEAVANLATKAAVEGAQMKIHAPLIDLSKGQIIQRGIALGVDYGLTVSCYQADDCGRACGRCDACRLRREGFAAAAVTDPTRYQV, from the coding sequence ATGTCTGAACGACGCGCCGTCGTCCTGCTCTCCGGCGGTCTGGACTCCGCCACCTGCCTGGCAATCGCACGCTCGGAAGGATTCACCCCTTACGCGCTCTCGGTCTCGTACGGACAACGGCACGCTGCCGAGCTCGACGCCGCAACGCGCGTCGCGCAAGCGCTCGGCGCCAGAGAACATCGCACCGCGGTCGTCGACCTTGGTCAGTTTGGCGGCTCTGCGCTGACCGATGCGGCGATTGCGGTACCCACCGGCGGCATCGAGCCCGGCATACCGGTGACCTACGTGCCGGCGCGCAACACGGTGATGTTATCGCTCGCACTCGGCTGGGCCGAAGTGCTCGGCGCACGCGACATCTACGTCGGCGTGAATGCGGTCGACTACTCCGGCTACCCGGACTGCCGTCCCGCATTCATCGCCGCCTTCGAGGCCGTTGCCAATCTCGCGACCAAGGCTGCAGTCGAAGGCGCCCAGATGAAGATTCACGCTCCGCTGATCGATCTGAGCAAGGGGCAGATCATTCAGCGCGGGATCGCGCTGGGCGTCGATTACGGCCTGACGGTGTCCTGCTACCAGGCCGACGACTGCGGCCGTGCATGCGGGCGCTGCGACGCCTGCCGGCTGCGGCGGGAGGGCTTTGCGGCCGCTGCGGTCACCGACCCGACGCGCTACCAAGTCTAA
- the queE gene encoding 7-carboxy-7-deazaguanine synthase QueE yields MSVAEAPVGAIRLRLTEIFHSLQGESTRVGLPTVFIRLTGCPLRCSWCDTTYSFTGGEWHTLEAVLSEVARHGTKTVCVTGGEPLAQKACLTLLTALCDAGYSVSLETSGALDVSQVDPRVSKIMDLKAPGSGELAKNLWTNLAHLSAHDEVKLVLADEADYLWARDQIAQHALADRCTVLMSPVQGTLSPDRLAEWILRDQLPVRMQVQLHKVIWGNQPGR; encoded by the coding sequence GTGAGCGTCGCTGAGGCACCGGTCGGCGCAATCCGTTTGCGCCTGACCGAGATTTTTCATTCCCTGCAGGGCGAGTCGACCCGCGTCGGCCTGCCCACCGTTTTCATCCGCCTGACAGGCTGCCCGCTCCGCTGCAGTTGGTGCGACACGACCTATTCGTTCACGGGCGGGGAGTGGCACACGCTCGAGGCGGTCCTGAGCGAAGTGGCCCGACACGGAACGAAGACCGTCTGCGTCACCGGCGGCGAACCGCTCGCGCAGAAGGCCTGCCTGACACTGCTGACCGCGCTGTGCGACGCCGGCTATTCAGTGTCGCTGGAGACATCCGGCGCGCTGGATGTGAGCCAGGTCGATCCACGCGTATCGAAGATCATGGATTTGAAGGCGCCAGGCTCCGGCGAGCTCGCCAAGAATCTGTGGACCAACCTCGCGCACCTGAGCGCCCATGACGAGGTAAAACTCGTACTGGCCGACGAAGCCGATTACCTGTGGGCGCGCGACCAGATCGCGCAGCACGCGCTCGCCGACCGCTGCACCGTCCTGATGTCCCCGGTCCAGGGCACGCTGTCGCCGGACCGCCTCGCCGAGTGGATCCTGCGTGACCAGTTGCCGGTACGCATGCAAGTCCAGCTGCACAAGGTCATCTGGGGCAATCAGCCCGGCCGCTGA
- the ybgF gene encoding tol-pal system protein YbgF — protein MRRAVALLLLSCAVLPARAGLFDDDVARKQIETLRTDHENRLQKLEASARGQIELANQIEALKQDIAKLRGQIEVLTNDLDQAQKRQRDFYVDLDTRLRKFETAAVAPDAAASAPAAPAADPANETHDYEAALNLVKAGKNKEAAAGFIAFTKAYPKSSFLPSANFWAASALYQQREVADAAKYYAKTAEGWPDDARAPDALLGLSNCQTELGDKKAARASLEKIVSRYPSSPAAQTAKQRLSKK, from the coding sequence ATGCGGCGCGCAGTTGCCTTGCTGCTGCTGTCCTGCGCGGTGCTTCCGGCCCGCGCAGGGCTGTTTGATGATGACGTCGCGCGCAAGCAGATCGAAACCTTGCGCACCGATCACGAAAACCGCCTGCAGAAGCTGGAGGCCTCAGCGCGCGGCCAGATCGAACTCGCCAACCAGATCGAAGCCCTCAAGCAGGACATTGCCAAGCTGCGGGGCCAGATCGAGGTGCTGACCAACGATCTTGACCAGGCGCAGAAACGCCAGCGCGACTTCTATGTCGATCTGGACACGCGCCTGCGCAAGTTCGAGACCGCAGCCGTCGCACCTGACGCAGCGGCCAGCGCCCCGGCAGCCCCGGCGGCAGACCCTGCAAACGAAACGCACGATTACGAGGCCGCGCTGAACCTCGTCAAGGCCGGCAAGAACAAGGAAGCCGCAGCCGGGTTCATCGCCTTCACCAAGGCGTATCCGAAGAGCAGCTTCCTGCCGAGCGCCAACTTCTGGGCGGCCTCCGCGCTGTACCAGCAGCGTGAGGTGGCCGACGCCGCCAAGTACTACGCGAAGACGGCGGAGGGCTGGCCGGATGACGCGCGCGCGCCCGATGCACTGCTCGGCCTGTCGAACTGCCAGACCGAACTGGGCGACAAGAAAGCAGCACGCGCTTCGCTTGAAAAGATCGTCTCTCGCTATCCGTCGAGCCCTGCGGCGCAGACTGCCAAACAGCGACTGAGCAAGAAGTGA
- the pal gene encoding peptidoglycan-associated lipoprotein Pal, with protein MRKLLLPSLIAVALGACSTAPTQTAPVVEPAKPTPPAAQTAPAQPPVVDPLAALKDPNNILSHRSVYFDYDKYDIRVIYQPLVEAHAKFLVSHPELKVMIQGNTDERGSREYNLALGQKRSEAVKKAMSLLGAKESQLEAVSIGKENPRAQGHNEEAWAENRRADIKYPGE; from the coding sequence ATGCGTAAACTGCTTCTCCCCTCCCTGATCGCAGTTGCCCTCGGCGCTTGCAGCACCGCACCGACCCAGACCGCGCCGGTCGTTGAACCCGCCAAGCCGACCCCGCCGGCCGCGCAGACCGCGCCGGCTCAGCCGCCGGTCGTTGACCCGCTGGCCGCGCTCAAGGACCCGAACAACATCCTGTCGCACCGCAGCGTCTACTTCGACTACGACAAGTACGACATCCGCGTGATCTATCAGCCGCTGGTTGAAGCGCACGCCAAGTTCCTCGTGTCGCACCCGGAACTGAAGGTCATGATCCAGGGCAACACCGACGAACGCGGCTCGCGTGAGTACAACCTGGCTCTCGGCCAGAAGCGTTCGGAAGCGGTGAAGAAGGCGATGAGCCTGCTCGGCGCGAAGGAAAGCCAGCTCGAGGCCGTGTCGATCGGTAAGGAAAACCCGCGCGCTCAGGGCCACAACGAAGAAGCGTGGGCCGAGAACCGCCGCGCTGACATCAAGTACCCGGGCGAATAA
- the tolB gene encoding Tol-Pal system beta propeller repeat protein TolB yields the protein MLTRRDFLHTSVLCAGLAAVPAQAQLRIEITGAGARQFPIAIAAFDGENLLPRPISDVIRADLERCGLFRIVETGPQPVAENAKIDFANWKYRGADAFVAGSATRLADGRFAVRFRLFDTNKSTDLGGLELTILTEQYRYAAHRIADWVYEKLLGEPGVFSTRIAYVVKNGRQYQLQIADADGQNASAALVSDEPIISPAWSPDGARLAYVSFQTKKPVIYIHTLATRQRTVLANFKGSNSAPAWAPDGSRLAVVLTKDGQSQIYELRSDGSGLRRLTQSSGIDTEPFYSPDGQFLYFTSDRGGSPQVYRIPANGGEAQRVTFEGNYNVTPRVSPDGKTLAFLTRTEGRFRIALMDLASQQVQIITDSDKDESPSFAPNGRLILYATEVGGRGVLSAVSADGRVKQRLSGFSGDVREPAWGPLPK from the coding sequence ATGCTCACCCGACGCGACTTCCTGCACACCAGCGTCCTTTGCGCTGGCCTGGCGGCCGTTCCGGCCCAAGCCCAGTTACGGATCGAGATCACCGGCGCCGGCGCGCGGCAGTTTCCGATCGCGATTGCGGCCTTCGATGGCGAAAACCTGCTGCCACGCCCGATCTCCGATGTAATTCGGGCCGATCTGGAGCGCTGCGGCCTGTTCCGCATCGTCGAAACCGGCCCGCAACCCGTCGCCGAGAACGCCAAGATCGATTTCGCCAACTGGAAATACCGCGGTGCCGATGCGTTCGTGGCAGGCAGTGCCACGCGCCTCGCCGACGGCCGCTTCGCAGTGCGCTTCCGCCTCTTTGATACCAACAAGTCCACCGACCTCGGCGGACTCGAACTGACCATCCTTACCGAGCAGTACCGCTACGCGGCGCACCGCATCGCCGACTGGGTGTATGAAAAGCTGCTGGGCGAGCCGGGCGTTTTTTCAACGCGCATCGCGTATGTGGTGAAGAATGGTCGCCAGTACCAATTGCAGATCGCGGACGCCGATGGCCAGAACGCCAGCGCGGCGCTGGTGTCCGACGAGCCGATCATCTCGCCAGCCTGGTCGCCGGACGGCGCGCGCCTCGCCTATGTGTCCTTCCAGACCAAGAAGCCGGTGATCTACATCCACACGCTGGCAACGCGCCAGCGTACGGTGCTCGCCAACTTCAAGGGGTCCAACTCAGCGCCGGCCTGGGCGCCGGACGGCAGCAGGCTCGCCGTGGTGCTGACCAAGGACGGGCAGTCGCAGATCTACGAACTGCGCTCGGACGGCAGCGGGCTGCGCCGGCTGACCCAGTCGTCGGGCATCGATACCGAGCCGTTCTATTCGCCGGACGGCCAGTTCCTGTATTTCACGTCGGATCGAGGCGGTTCGCCGCAGGTCTATCGCATCCCCGCCAATGGCGGCGAAGCGCAGCGGGTCACCTTCGAAGGCAACTACAACGTCACGCCGCGTGTGTCGCCCGACGGCAAGACGCTGGCCTTCCTGACCCGCACCGAAGGGCGTTTCCGCATCGCACTGATGGACCTCGCGTCGCAACAGGTCCAGATCATTACCGACTCGGACAAGGACGAGTCGCCAAGTTTCGCGCCAAATGGCCGTCTGATCCTCTATGCCACCGAGGTCGGCGGGCGCGGCGTACTGTCGGCGGTTTCCGCCGACGGGCGCGTCAAGCAGCGTCTCTCGGGATTCTCGGGCGATGTCCGCGAACCCGCCTGGGGCCCGCTGCCAAAATGA
- a CDS encoding energy transducer TonB, which translates to MEFNPALQTPEEPGKWLSAVLAALVHGVLALILVSSVNWQRKAPESFDVALVRAQTPSVAAEAPPPPPPPPRVEPKPEPKPIPKVEPEPPAPVAKPDIALPTPKPEKKPPKKPEPKPEPKPEPKPEKKPDTRPPQPDLRAAAEAETKAVQAKAARDAAKAANDRALKEEMARLAGAKSDRARDDWINKIRVKVRGNIVVPPGLSGNPEGVFIVEQLPTGEVMDVRLKASSGSSTLDAAIERAIRKSSPLPLPEKGDLFERRLELAVRPLQQ; encoded by the coding sequence ATGGAATTCAACCCCGCGCTGCAGACACCAGAAGAGCCCGGCAAATGGCTCTCGGCCGTGCTCGCCGCGCTGGTGCATGGCGTACTGGCGTTGATACTCGTATCGAGCGTGAACTGGCAACGCAAGGCGCCGGAATCGTTCGACGTTGCGCTGGTGCGCGCGCAGACGCCGAGCGTGGCGGCCGAGGCGCCGCCGCCGCCGCCCCCGCCGCCGAGGGTCGAGCCAAAGCCCGAACCGAAACCCATTCCCAAGGTCGAACCCGAGCCGCCTGCGCCCGTCGCAAAACCGGACATCGCATTGCCGACCCCGAAGCCCGAGAAGAAACCGCCAAAGAAACCCGAGCCCAAGCCGGAACCGAAACCCGAGCCCAAGCCCGAGAAGAAGCCCGACACCCGCCCGCCGCAACCCGATCTGCGTGCAGCGGCTGAAGCGGAGACCAAGGCGGTGCAGGCCAAAGCCGCGCGCGACGCGGCGAAGGCCGCCAACGATCGGGCGCTGAAGGAAGAGATGGCACGGTTGGCCGGCGCGAAGTCCGACCGTGCGCGCGACGACTGGATCAACAAGATCCGCGTCAAGGTACGCGGCAACATCGTGGTGCCACCCGGACTGAGCGGCAACCCGGAAGGCGTATTCATCGTCGAGCAACTTCCGACGGGTGAAGTGATGGATGTGCGACTCAAGGCCAGTTCCGGCAGCAGCACGCTGGACGCCGCCATCGAGCGTGCAATTCGCAAATCCAGCCCGCTGCCGCTGCCGGAAAAAGGCGATTTGTTCGAACGCCGACTGGAACTGGCTGTCCGCCCCTTGCAGCAGTAG
- a CDS encoding ExbD/TolR family protein has product MSRRPRRLMNQINVVPYIDVMLVLLIIFMVATPMMTTGNVNLPSVGKAPQPPAQPIEVHLDENLQLSVLDRARKGAQAKEVSENELVDLLQEAQARNLEQPVLIAADKRVKYEAVINLMDLLQKNHVQKVGLLVQQGKR; this is encoded by the coding sequence ATGAGCCGCCGCCCGCGCCGCCTGATGAACCAGATCAACGTCGTGCCCTACATCGACGTGATGCTGGTGCTGCTCATCATCTTCATGGTCGCGACGCCGATGATGACCACCGGCAACGTGAACCTGCCCTCGGTCGGCAAGGCCCCGCAACCGCCGGCACAGCCGATCGAAGTGCATCTCGACGAGAATCTGCAGCTATCGGTGCTCGATCGCGCACGCAAGGGCGCCCAGGCCAAGGAAGTCAGCGAGAACGAACTGGTCGACCTGCTGCAGGAGGCCCAGGCGCGGAACCTGGAGCAGCCGGTGCTGATCGCCGCCGACAAGCGGGTGAAGTACGAAGCGGTGATCAACCTGATGGACCTGCTGCAGAAGAACCATGTGCAGAAGGTTGGCCTGCTGGTACAGCAAGGCAAGCGCTGA
- the tolQ gene encoding protein TolQ: MTGNDDLSILSLIAHASVVVQLVLLLLVVVSLASWYWIFRKGLAIRAARARTIDFEREFWSGGDLGAMYRNVAADRDGVGPLGRIFEAGYREFAKLRGQNNLDASDIIDGARRAMRATYQRELDDLEAHTAFLASAGSVSPYVGLFGTVWGIMHAFKGLGDVGSATLSQVAPGIAEALVATAIGLFAAIPAVVAYNRFAYDIDRLATRFESFQEEFSNILQRQLK; this comes from the coding sequence ATGACCGGAAATGACGATCTCTCCATCCTCTCGCTGATCGCGCACGCCAGCGTCGTCGTCCAGCTGGTGCTGCTGTTGCTGGTCGTGGTCTCGCTCGCTTCGTGGTACTGGATCTTCCGCAAGGGCCTCGCGATCCGAGCCGCACGCGCGCGCACCATCGACTTCGAGCGCGAGTTCTGGAGCGGCGGCGACCTTGGCGCGATGTACCGCAACGTCGCCGCAGACCGCGACGGCGTCGGGCCGCTGGGCCGTATCTTCGAAGCCGGCTACCGCGAATTCGCCAAGCTGCGCGGCCAGAACAATCTCGATGCGTCGGACATCATCGACGGCGCACGCCGTGCGATGCGCGCCACCTACCAGCGCGAGCTCGACGACCTCGAAGCACACACCGCCTTTCTCGCCTCGGCAGGTTCGGTAAGTCCCTACGTCGGCCTCTTCGGAACCGTGTGGGGCATCATGCACGCCTTCAAGGGCCTCGGCGACGTCGGCTCGGCCACGCTCTCGCAAGTCGCACCCGGCATCGCCGAAGCACTGGTCGCCACCGCGATCGGCCTGTTCGCGGCGATCCCGGCGGTAGTGGCCTACAACCGCTTTGCCTACGACATCGACCGCCTCGCCACGCGTTTCGAGAGCTTTCAGGAAGAGTTCTCGAACATCCTGCAACGTCAGTTGAAATGA